TCGACGGGCTTATTCAACGCTCCGCACGTAGAGAAGCTGGCCAAGAAGGCGGCGCGTTACGCGGAGGTGGGCCTGAGCGAGAGCGACGAGATGGGGCTCGTGGGCGTGCTGTCGACCATGCTGCTCGACGACGCGCTCGTGAGGCACCCCGTGCTGGCCCCCGCGGCCGTGCCCACGCGGCTCGTGGACCGCGGGGCCGTCGTGCTGGGGGAAGGTGTAAGTGCGTCGTGACAGGCTAGGGCTAGACTTCTTGGTCAGAGGGCGGCCGGAGGCCCGTGGCCGCCAGGATGGGAAGGTCCAAGCAGATGCACCCAAGGTACAAGCGGCTGCTTCATGACAGCCTGACCGCCAGCGTGGCCGAACATGCCGACAAGGTGGCAGTGGTCACGGCAGAGGAGCGCGTGACGTACTCGGATCTTCACGCCAGGGCCCGCCGGTTCGCTTGCCTGCTTCAGGCCCACGGCGTGCGCCGCGGCGACCGAGTGGCCATCTTCATAGAGAACTCCGCGACCACGGTGGTGGGCATATACGGGGCGTTGTACGCAGGTGCCGCCTTCATCGTCATCAACCCCCAGACGAAGGAAGACAAGCTTCGCTACATGCTCGCCGACTCGGCCGCAGTGGCCGTGCTGAGCGAGGGGCGGCTGGGGCGGACGGTCTCTGCCGTCGTGGCCGACCCGGCCTCACCCTTGCCCGAGTTGAGACTGGTGGTGGACGCATCTGGACCCGCCGGGCAGCCGGGCGATGCCCGGCCAGCCCACGCGGCAGGGAGGCCCGCGTTGGCCGACCTGGCGACCGCCACCGACGAGCGCGTGGCGGACCCTGGCACGATCCCGCTAGACCTCGCTGCCCTCGTCTACACCTCCGGCAGCACGGGCAACCCCAAAGGGGTGATGCTCAGCCACCAGAACATGGTCTTCGCGCAGGGGAGCCTCGTCGAGTACCTGCGGCTCGACGAGACGGACCGCATCCTCAACCTCCTCCCGCTCGCGTTCGACTACGGGCTCTACCAAGCGCTGATGGCGGTCCACCTGGGGGCGACGCTGGTGCTGGAACGCACGTTCGCCTTCCCCGCGGCGATCGTCAAGCGCGTGCAGGAGGAGGGGGTCACGGTGTTCCCCGGCGTGCCGACCGTGTTCGCCACCCTCCTCGCGCTTCACCGCAACTCGCCCGTGTCCATGCCGAGCGTGCGGCGCTTCACGAACACGGCCGCCCACCTTCCCGACGACTACGTACCGGGGCTACTCGAGATGAGCCCCGGAGCGCTCGTCTACAAGATGTACGGCCTGACCGAGTGCAAGCGGGTCTGCTACCTGGAACCCGAACTCGTCCTCGGCAAGCCCTCGTCGGTAGGCAAGGCCATCCCCGGCACAGAGACCTACCTCCTAGACGAGTCAGGCCGGCCCGTGGGACCCGGCGTCACCGGGACGCTCTACGTCCGTGGCCCGCACGTGATGATGGGCTACTGGAACCTCCCGGCCGAGACGGAGCACATGCTCAAGCCCGGAAAGTACCCTGGCGAGCGCGTTCTCTGCACGCACGACTGGTTCCGCACCGACGAGGAAGGGTTCCTCTACTTCATGGGCCGGTCGGACGACATCATCAAGAGCAGGGGCGAGAAGGTCAGCCCGGTGGAAGTAGAGAACGCGCTGGCCGGCGTGCCGGGAGTGCGGGAGGTGGCCGTCGTCGGCGTGCCGGACGACCTGCTCGGGCAGGCGGTGCGAGCGTACGTCGTCTTGGACGCCGGCGCCTCGCTGAGCGAACAGGCGTTCAAGCGGGAGGCCATGGCGCGCCTGGAGAGCTTCATGGTGCCCCGCGACGTCGTGTTCGTTGGCGACCTCCCGAAGACCGCCACGGGTAAGGTACGCAAGAAGAGTCTCCTGGAGCAGACCTGACCCGCACTATGACGCCTGCGCCAGGCCCGGCGTGAGCGCGAACGACCGAGAACGAGGAGTGACAAGATGCCAGCCGACACGACAACCACCAACGACACCGAACGCGAGGTCCGTCGCTTCCTCGCCGACAACTTCATCCTGGACGACGGCGGCGCCGGTCTAGGCGCCGACGAGTCGCTCACGCAAGCGGGTGTCCTCGACTCGATGGGGGTCCTCGAACTGATCATGTTCGTCGAAGAGCGCTTCGGCGTGTCGATTCCCGACGAGGACACCCTGCCGGAGAACCTCGACAGCGTGTCGCGCATCGTGGCGTACGTCGAGCGGCGCCTGGCGACGAAGCGTGACTGACACGTTCGGTCCGCACGTCCTGCGCCTGCCGGATCCCGAGGCGGCCGTGGCCGCCATCACCGAAGGGATGAGGCGCGAGGTCCGCGGCTTCAGGCGCAAGGGCGGCGTCCTCGGGCTCTCCGGCGGCATCGACTCGAGCGTCGTCGCGGCCCTCGCCGCGCGGGCCTTCGGCCCGGACAACGTTCTGGGCGTTCTGATGCCCGAGGCCGATTCCTCGCCGGACACTCTCATGCTTAGCCGGCTGGCGGCCGAGAGCGCCGGGATAGGCACCGTCCTGGAGGAGATAACGCCCATCCTCGACGCCGTGGGATGCTACCGCCGCCGCGACGAGGCGTTCAAGCGCGTGATCCCGGACTACGGTCCGGGCTGGAAGGCGAAGATCGTGCTACCGAGCGTGATCGATTCGGACGCCTACCGCATCTTCTCGGTGGTCGCGTTGGCGCCGGATGGCCGCGTGATGCGCGAGCGGCTGCCGCTCGCGGAGTACCTGCAGGTGGTCGCCGCCACCAACTTCAAGCAGCGCACGCGCAAGATGCTCGAGTACTACCATGCCGATCGCCTCAACTTCGCCGTGCTCGGAACGCCGAACCGACTCGAGTTCGACCAGGGGTTCTTCGTCAAGAACGGCGACGGTGCGGCCGACGTGAAGCCCATCGCCCACCTCTACAAGTCTCAGGTGTACCAGCTCGCCGAGGTGCTGGGCGTGCCGGACGAGATCCGCTCGCGTCCACCCACCACCGACACCTACTCGATGCCGCAGAGCCAAGAGGAGTTCTACTTCTCGCTTCCTTACGACGAGATGGACCTGTGCCTTTACGCCGTCGACAACGGGGTAGACGCTACCACCGTGGCGCGAAGCTTGGGCCTGACGGCCGAGCAGGTCGAGCGCGTCTTCCAGGACATCGCCGGCAAACGCCGTGTGAGTCAGTACCTGCACGCCCCGCCAAGGCTAGTGGTCGAGGGCGACTGAAGGACGGTGCGACCGGTCCCATGAAGATCCGACCTTTCGTCCCGGCCGACGCCCCGGCCGTGGCGTCGCTATGGCAGTACTGGTTCAGGGGGAAGTCGCGCGTCCCCGACCCGGGCCTCGTCGATCTCGTGGACCGCATGTACGTGCAGAACCCCAACGCCGACGCGGAGGTGACACCGCTCGTGGCGGAGGACGGTGCGGGCACCATGCTCGGCTTCCTCGGCGTGACGGTCATGCCCGTCACCGTCGACGGCGAGGAGCGGAAGCTGGCGGGCGTCTTCCCCTCGGTCGTCGCGCCGGAGGCACCGACGACGGTCGCCGCCTTCCTCTTGCGCAAGTTCATGGCCGGACCGCAGGCGTTCACGTTCACCGACGGCGGCCATGTGAAGTTCGAGCGCATCTGGGAGCTGCTCGGCGGCAGCGTCGCTCAGCTCCAATCGTTGCGGTGGGTCAAGGTGCTGAGGCCCGGCGAACTGGGCCTCGGCTCCTTGGCGGCTTCGCGTGGCGCCGTACGCGCCGCTTACCCGCTGCTGGCGCCACTGGCGCGAGGCGGCGACGCCTTCGCCAGGCGTCTAGCGGCCAGCCGGCTGGTTGCCGCACCGGCAGGCGACTACGCCGTGGAGGCGCTGACGCCCGCGGCGTTGGCGGCGGCGGCACCCACCCTGCTCGGGGGGGCGCGGCTGTGGCCCCGGTACGGCGAGGCCGCCGTGGCCTGGCAGTTCGGGGAGATGGCGAAGATCGTGGAGCAGGGCGAGTTCAGGGCGCGACTCGTGACGCGCGAAGGCGGCGTGGTGGGTTGGTACGTCTACTACCTGAAGCGCGGTGGGCTCTCCCGTGTCTTCGACCTGGAGGCCCAACCGCAGCACCTCGACGGCGTGGTCGCTTCCCTGTTCCGTGAGGCCGACGAGGGCGGTGCCGGTGCGCTCACGGGGCGACTCGAGCCGCGGCTTCGCGGGGTGATGAACAGGCAAGGGGCCCTCGTCCACAACGGCGGCTCGTTGCAGATGGTGCACTCCAAGGTGCCCGGGCTGGTCGACGACGCCTTGCTGGGGCGCCTCGCGTTCAGCCGCTTGCAGGGCGAGAACTGGTACTGGTGGGCGATCAACTCGAAGGTCGTGCCCTGACCGGCGAACGGCACACTTCCGCCGCCGGCGCTACACACCCTGCTTCACTCCGCCAGGATGGCCGCCAAACCCGCCAGCAGCGGCGTGCGCGGTTCCCAGCCCAGCGCCTCGCGCAGGCGCGCCGTGTCGGCCAGCGAGTGCCTGATGTCTCCCTCGCGGGCCGCGGCGTGGCTCACCGTCAGTGGACCGGCGATCCCGTCCAAGCGCCCTATTGCGTCCAGCAGGTCGAGTAGCGAGACCCGCTCGCCGCGGGCGACGTTGTAGACGGGCATCTCGCGCGGAGCTGCCCGAACGGCCAACGCTGCCATCAGGGCGTTCACGACGTCCCCAACGTAGACGAAGTCGCGGGTCTGCAGGCCGTCGCCGAACACCGTCAGAGGGGCGCCGCGGCGAGCGCGGTCCAGGAAGATGCTGATGACGCCGGAGTAGGGGCTCGATGGGTCCTGGCGCGGACCGAAGACGTTGAAGAAGCGGAAGGCCGTGGCGTTCAGGCGGCCACCGCGGTGGTAGTAGGCGAGGTAGTGCTCGCCCGCCAGCTTGTCGGCGGCGTACGGGGTCAACGGCCTGGGCGGCTCGGATTCGGCCAGGGGTAGCGCGGCCGAGTCGCCGTAGACCGCGGCCGAAGACGCGTAGAGTCCGCGCCGCACACCCTGTCGTGCCGCCTCGTCGAAGAGCTGGATGCTCCCCTGAAGGTTCGTGCGGTGTGTCACGAGCGGTTCGCGTACCGACCGTTCGACCGAAGCCACCGCCGCGAGGTGCACGAACGCGTCGCAGCCACTCAGCGCGGCCTCCACCGCCGCCGGGTCGGCGACGTCGCCTTCGGTGACAGTGAGGTCGCCGTCGGCGGGCAGGTTGGCCCGCTTGCCGGTCGAGAAGTCGTCGAGCACGGACACGCTCGCGCCGCGAGCCAGCAGCGCCGCCACCATGTGCGAACCGATGAAGCCCGCGCCGCCCGTCACGAGGACCCTCATGCGTCCCACTCGGGGGCCCCTTCAGGGTCGATGAGGCGCTTCCCGCGCGCCAGCCCGGAGACGGCGGCCGACTCCGCGGCGGTCAACTCGAAGTCGAAGATGTCGAGGTTCCCTGCGCGCCTCCCTGGGTCGGCCGACTTGGGGATGGTGGCGACGCGCGGCTGCTGGACGAGCCACCTCAGTGTGACCTGCTGCGCGGTCTTGCCGTACTTGGCGGCGAGCTCCTGCAGGAGGGGCTCGGCAGCAGCCAGGCCCTTCGCTAGCGGCCTGTAGGCGGTGACCAGTAGGTCGAGCTCGGCGGCCTGGGCCAACACCTTGGTCTGCGCCAGGAACGGGTGATACTCGACCTGATTGCAGAAGAGCGGTGCCGCCGCCGCGGCCGCTTGGACCGAGGCGGTCGGGAAGTTGCTTACCCCGATGTGGCGTACGGCGCCCTCCTCCTGCAGCCGCCGCAGGGCGCTCAAGGCGACCTCGACGGACTCATCGTCCTTCGGCCAGTGGAGGAGCATGAGGTCGAGGTAGTCGGCGTCGAGGGCGCGCAGGCTCTCAAGCGTTGCCGCCTCCGCCCGCCGGTAGTTGGACGGCCGTAGCTTGGAGACGAGGAAGACGTCGGCGCGAGGCACGCCGCCGGCCGCCAGGCCGGCACCGACCTCGGCTTCGTTCTCGTAGCTCTGCGCGGTGTCGATGTGGCGGTAACCGAGCTCGAGGGCGTGCCGCACGCCCTCGACGCAGTCGTCGCCCTTGAGCAGGTAGGTTCCGAAGCCGAGCGCCGGAACGCGCTCGCCCTGGACGGTGTGGAAGATCATGGCTGAATGGTACCCGGTCGTGCGCTGCTCGGCGGACGTCCCGGGCTGCGCCGCGATCTGCCGGCAAGGCGGGCCCGGCCAGGGCGCCGCGAGGACTCAGGAAGGCGGGCCCGAGTCCGGCGCAGGTAAGCTGCTGCTGCTCGACTTCGTTGGCACCACCGGCGTGAAGTGGCAGCCCTCGAGGAACCCCTCGAACAGCGCCCTGATGCGTGCGTGGTTCGAGCTCATGGCGGCGCTCTGCAACGCCTCGATGGTGGAGTTGAGGGCCTCGGCGTCGACGGGCTCGGTCCGCGCCACGAAGATCTTCTCGTGTGACGTCTGCGACGTGCGCTCCTTCTCCGTCATCAGCTCCTCCACCAACCGCTCCCCGGGCCGCATGCCGGTGTAGCGGATGGGGATGTCGACGTCTGGTTCGAACCCCGACAGGCGGATCAGGTCGCGCGCCAGGTCCACGATCCTGACCGGCTCGCCCATGTCGAGGATGTAGACCTCGCCGTTGCGACCGTTGCCGGAGGCCTGCAGCACGAGTTGGGCCGCTTCGGGGATGGTCATGAAGTAGCGGACCATGTCGGGGTGGGTGATCGTGACGGGTCCGCCCGCGGCGATCTGGCTCTTGAAGATCGGGATGACGCTGCCGCGGCTGCCTAACACGTTGCCGAACCGCACCGACACGAACGTCTGGCCGGGTCCGGCGCGGCGGGCGGCTTCCTGCACCAGGAACTCAACCATCCGCTTGCTTGCGCCCATCACCGACGTGGGGTTGACGGCCTTGTCCGTCGAGATGTTGACGAAGTGAGTCACGCCGTGCTTCAGGGCCAGGTTGATGAGGTTGCGGCTGCCGATCACGTTGTTGAACACGGCCTCCTCCGGGTTCTCCTCCATGAGCGGCACGTGCTTGTGAGCGGCGGCGTGGAACACGATGTCGGGCCGGTAGCGCGAGAAGACGTAGTCGAGGCGCGCGCCGTTCTGGATGGCGCCGATCACGCCGTGGTACTGCACGCCGGGCCAGTCGCGGTCGAGTTCGCGCTCGAGCGAGTAGATGCTGTTCTCGCCGTGGCCGAACAGGATCAGCTCGGCGGGGTGGAAGCGACAGATCTGCCGCACCAGCTCCGAACCGATCGAGCCGCCCGCGCCCGTTATCATCACGCGCTTGCCGCCCAGGTAGCCGAGGATGGCGTCCGTGTCGAGCCTGATAGGGTCGCGGCCGAGCAGGTCGTCGATGTCGACCTCGCGGATGCGCCGCACGTCCACCCGACCGGAGAGCACCTCGTACATGCCGGGAACGATCTTGTAGACGAGGTTGGGCCGTGCCTCGCGAACGTGGTCGAGCACGTTGCGAACCGTGCGACCACCCTTCGACGGCATGGCTATGAGCACCTCGTCGATGTTCTGGTTGACGATGACCTCGGCCGCGTCGTCGACCTGACCCATGACCAACACGCCGGAGACGCGCTGGCCCTGCTTGCGAGGGTCGTCGTCGAGGAACCCGACCGGCAGCATGCCCGTCTCGGGGTGCTTGTGCAGTTCGCGCACGACGAGCGCGCCGGCCTCGCCGGCGCCGACGACCAGGACGCGCTTGCGGTAGTCGGGCCCCACGATGCGGGCCGTGAAGTGCTCGTGGCGGTAGCGGGTGAAGGCCCGAACCGATGCCATCAGCGTGAAGGTGATGGCGCCGTCGAGGAACGCCACCGAACTGGGGACCCCCAGCCGGGCTCCGAAGAGCGCCAGGAAGAGTAGGCCGAAGAGCAGGGCCGCCAGACCCAAGAAGATGAGACTGCCGAGATCGCGGAACGTCAGTCCGCTCCACGACCGGTTGGGTAGGCCCGCCAGGAGGTCCACCAGCACCTTGAACGGCACCAGGATGGCCAGCGCGACAAGTAGCGCCCCCGGTGGACCGAAGCCGCCGTCGTAACGCAGCGCGAACGCGAGCGGCGTGGCCACCAGGAAGAGACTCACGTCGATGGTGAGCTTCACGGCTCCGCGCGCCGAGAGCGGCAATATGCCGGCTAGAGACGGCCAGTTCTGTGAGTTCCCTCGCATCGGATGCTAACTCCCGCGGCCGAGGAGCACGGCCCTGGCCGTGGCCAACAGTACCCCAAGGTCGGCGGAAAGGCTGCGACGAGCGAGGTATTCGAGGTTGAGTTCCAGCTTGCGCGGCAAGAGCACCTCACGGTAGTAGCGCTCGGGGTCGGTCTGTTGGGCCATGAGCTCGCTCTCGTTGCGGAACTCGACAGACGCAGGGTCCGTGATCCCGGGACGCACCATTAGCACCTTGCGCTGCTCCGGGGTGTAGAGGGCCACGTACCGTGGCACCTCGGGGCGCGGTCCGACGAGCGCCATGTCGCCCCTTACCACGTTGATCAGCTGCGGAAGCTCGTCCAACTTCCAGGCGCGCAGGAACGCACCCACGCGGGTCACTCGAGGGTCGGCGCCCACCGTCAGCTGCCCACCGTGCGCCTCGGCATCCTGACGCATCGTGCGTAGCTTGAGTATCTCGAAGTCGACCCCGCCCAGCCCGACGCGCCGCTGGCGGAACAGCACCGGACCGCGCGAATCGAGCTTGATGGCCAGGGCCGCGGCCAGCAGCAGGGGGGAAGTCACGAGGAGGCCGAGCGCGGCGACGACCACGTCGGCTACGCGCCTGACTCCATCCTCGAGCGAGGCGCCGGCCTGCTGCGCTCCGCTCATCCCGAGGCTAGCGAGTAGGCGCGGCTGGTGTTGGCGTGCACGGCCGCGCCGCGGACCGCCGCGACGACGTCGGCGACGTCCTCGTCCGTGAGACGCGGGTTGAGCGGCAGGGAGACGAGTCCCTGGAACGCCTTGAACGCGACGGGGAAGTCCTCAGGGGCGTAACCGTACTTCTTGGCGTAGTAGCTCATCATGTGAAGCGGGCGGTAGTGGACGCTCGAGCCGATGTTCCGGCGCTTGAGTTCCTCGATGAACTCGTTGCGGCTCACCTCGACCTCGTCGAGGTTGAGCCGCAGGGCGTACAGGTGCCAGGCGCTGCGGGCGTACTCCCGCTCGACGGGGAGGACGAAGCGTTCGTCGGCGCCGAACGCCTCGCGGTAGCGCTCCACCACCTCGACGCGGCGGGCGTGGAAACCCGCCAGGCGCTCGAGCTGGTGCATCCCGATGGCAGCTTGCAGGTCGGTCATGTTGTACTTGAAGCCGGGCAGTTCGATGTCGTAGTCCCACGATCCCGACTTGTCGA
Above is a genomic segment from Trueperaceae bacterium containing:
- a CDS encoding NAD-dependent epimerase/dehydratase family protein; this encodes MRVLVTGGAGFIGSHMVAALLARGASVSVLDDFSTGKRANLPADGDLTVTEGDVADPAAVEAALSGCDAFVHLAAVASVERSVREPLVTHRTNLQGSIQLFDEAARQGVRRGLYASSAAVYGDSAALPLAESEPPRPLTPYAADKLAGEHYLAYYHRGGRLNATAFRFFNVFGPRQDPSSPYSGVISIFLDRARRGAPLTVFGDGLQTRDFVYVGDVVNALMAALAVRAAPREMPVYNVARGERVSLLDLLDAIGRLDGIAGPLTVSHAAAREGDIRHSLADTARLREALGWEPRTPLLAGLAAILAE
- a CDS encoding aldo/keto reductase, which gives rise to MIFHTVQGERVPALGFGTYLLKGDDCVEGVRHALELGYRHIDTAQSYENEAEVGAGLAAGGVPRADVFLVSKLRPSNYRRAEAATLESLRALDADYLDLMLLHWPKDDESVEVALSALRRLQEEGAVRHIGVSNFPTASVQAAAAAAPLFCNQVEYHPFLAQTKVLAQAAELDLLVTAYRPLAKGLAAAEPLLQELAAKYGKTAQQVTLRWLVQQPRVATIPKSADPGRRAGNLDIFDFELTAAESAAVSGLARGKRLIDPEGAPEWDA
- a CDS encoding polysaccharide biosynthesis protein; translation: MRGNSQNWPSLAGILPLSARGAVKLTIDVSLFLVATPLAFALRYDGGFGPPGALLVALAILVPFKVLVDLLAGLPNRSWSGLTFRDLGSLIFLGLAALLFGLLFLALFGARLGVPSSVAFLDGAITFTLMASVRAFTRYRHEHFTARIVGPDYRKRVLVVGAGEAGALVVRELHKHPETGMLPVGFLDDDPRKQGQRVSGVLVMGQVDDAAEVIVNQNIDEVLIAMPSKGGRTVRNVLDHVREARPNLVYKIVPGMYEVLSGRVDVRRIREVDIDDLLGRDPIRLDTDAILGYLGGKRVMITGAGGSIGSELVRQICRFHPAELILFGHGENSIYSLERELDRDWPGVQYHGVIGAIQNGARLDYVFSRYRPDIVFHAAAHKHVPLMEENPEEAVFNNVIGSRNLINLALKHGVTHFVNISTDKAVNPTSVMGASKRMVEFLVQEAARRAGPGQTFVSVRFGNVLGSRGSVIPIFKSQIAAGGPVTITHPDMVRYFMTIPEAAQLVLQASGNGRNGEVYILDMGEPVRIVDLARDLIRLSGFEPDVDIPIRYTGMRPGERLVEELMTEKERTSQTSHEKIFVARTEPVDAEALNSTIEALQSAAMSSNHARIRALFEGFLEGCHFTPVVPTKSSSSSLPAPDSGPPS
- the nadE gene encoding NAD(+) synthase, translated to MTDTFGPHVLRLPDPEAAVAAITEGMRREVRGFRRKGGVLGLSGGIDSSVVAALAARAFGPDNVLGVLMPEADSSPDTLMLSRLAAESAGIGTVLEEITPILDAVGCYRRRDEAFKRVIPDYGPGWKAKIVLPSVIDSDAYRIFSVVALAPDGRVMRERLPLAEYLQVVAATNFKQRTRKMLEYYHADRLNFAVLGTPNRLEFDQGFFVKNGDGAADVKPIAHLYKSQVYQLAEVLGVPDEIRSRPPTTDTYSMPQSQEEFYFSLPYDEMDLCLYAVDNGVDATTVARSLGLTAEQVERVFQDIAGKRRVSQYLHAPPRLVVEGD
- a CDS encoding acyl--CoA ligase; its protein translation is MHPRYKRLLHDSLTASVAEHADKVAVVTAEERVTYSDLHARARRFACLLQAHGVRRGDRVAIFIENSATTVVGIYGALYAGAAFIVINPQTKEDKLRYMLADSAAVAVLSEGRLGRTVSAVVADPASPLPELRLVVDASGPAGQPGDARPAHAAGRPALADLATATDERVADPGTIPLDLAALVYTSGSTGNPKGVMLSHQNMVFAQGSLVEYLRLDETDRILNLLPLAFDYGLYQALMAVHLGATLVLERTFAFPAAIVKRVQEEGVTVFPGVPTVFATLLALHRNSPVSMPSVRRFTNTAAHLPDDYVPGLLEMSPGALVYKMYGLTECKRVCYLEPELVLGKPSSVGKAIPGTETYLLDESGRPVGPGVTGTLYVRGPHVMMGYWNLPAETEHMLKPGKYPGERVLCTHDWFRTDEEGFLYFMGRSDDIIKSRGEKVSPVEVENALAGVPGVREVAVVGVPDDLLGQAVRAYVVLDAGASLSEQAFKREAMARLESFMVPRDVVFVGDLPKTATGKVRKKSLLEQT
- a CDS encoding sugar transferase, whose product is MSGAQQAGASLEDGVRRVADVVVAALGLLVTSPLLLAAALAIKLDSRGPVLFRQRRVGLGGVDFEILKLRTMRQDAEAHGGQLTVGADPRVTRVGAFLRAWKLDELPQLINVVRGDMALVGPRPEVPRYVALYTPEQRKVLMVRPGITDPASVEFRNESELMAQQTDPERYYREVLLPRKLELNLEYLARRSLSADLGVLLATARAVLLGRGS
- a CDS encoding acyl carrier protein translates to MPADTTTTNDTEREVRRFLADNFILDDGGAGLGADESLTQAGVLDSMGVLELIMFVEERFGVSIPDEDTLPENLDSVSRIVAYVERRLATKRD